Part of the Senegalia massiliensis genome, ATGTGTTAAAACCTTTAAATTTAAATGATACTGATTCTTTTTCTATAATTAGAGCTATAAGAGTAGTTCTTAAAGATAAAAGACCTCAAAATATAGAAGAATTTTATATTATAAGAAGTTTCATTGAAGAAAAAAATATTAATAAATTTGATAAATTATTGGATTTAAATAGTTATTTAAAAAATAGCACTATGACACAAAAATTTGTACCTATAAGAGTACCTACAAAATATGCTCATAATTTAAAATTAAATTTAGATACTCCAATTATTATGATTGAAGGAATTGTAAGAACAAAAAGTGGAGTGCCTTATATTTACTATAAGTCTTATAATAATCCAAAGGAAAAAGTTATAGAAATAACTGTTTAATAAAAGTTAATAATTTAATTGAAAAACGTTTACATTTTTAAAATAATGTGGTATAGTATATTTATGGTGGTATATACCATTAAAAATAAAAGGAGGATTTTATATGATTAATATTTTGTTAGTTTGTTCAGCAGGTATGTCTACAAGTATGCTAGTAAAAAAGATGCAAGAAGCAGCAGATAAAAAGAACATTGAAGCAAATGTTTGGGCAGTAGGAGATGCTGAATCACAAGAAGAATCAAAAAAAGCAGATATAATATTATTAGGACCTCAAGTTAGATATTTAGAAGCTAAAATGAAAGAAAGAGTAGATAATAAAAAGCCAGTATCAGTAATAGATATGTTAGTTTATGGAACTATGAATGGCGAAAAAGCATTAGATAATGCATTAAAAGATTATGAAAAATTTAATAAATAGGGGGTATAACAATGAATGGATTTACTAGATGGATGGAACAGCATTTTTTACCTGTAGCAGCAAAAATAGGTTCTCAAAGACATTTAGTTGCAATACGTGATGCATTTATAGGTATTATGCCAATTACTATGGTTGGTTCAGTAGCAGTTTTACTTAATGTGTTTTTTAGAGATTTACCTACAGAATGGGGTGCTACTAGTTTTGTAGAAACGATGAGTCCGCTAATTGCAATAAATGGTAATGTATGGTTTGGTTCAATTGCAATAATTGCTTTTGTATTTGTATTTTCTCTTGGATATAATATAGCAAAATCTTACGAGGTTAATCCTCTTGCAGGTGGAGTAGTAGCATTTTCTTCACTGATAGCAACCTTACCACAAACGGCAGATTTTTCATATGCATTACCAGGGGTTAGTATTGATAATTTAGGTGCACTTACAGATTTAGGACTTAAGGCACAAATAGTAGGAGAAAATCTTAACTTAGATGTATCAGGATGGGGATTCATAGGACTTAATTATGCAGGAGCAGCAGGACTTTTTACAGCACTTATAATAGGACTTTTAACATCAATGA contains:
- a CDS encoding PTS sugar transporter subunit IIB; its protein translation is MINILLVCSAGMSTSMLVKKMQEAADKKNIEANVWAVGDAESQEESKKADIILLGPQVRYLEAKMKERVDNKKPVSVIDMLVYGTMNGEKALDNALKDYEKFNK
- a CDS encoding GntR family transcriptional regulator; this translates as MKTPIYIQIKKKIQEEIKDKNSNDAIESERDLSKRLNASRMTVRKALDELVEEGFLYRKKNKGTFVSDKSLWKKNTSVTNSEDEKLEYRLINFDVKYSIRDDVLKPLNLNDTDSFSIIRAIRVVLKDKRPQNIEEFYIIRSFIEEKNINKFDKLLDLNSYLKNSTMTQKFVPIRVPTKYAHNLKLNLDTPIIMIEGIVRTKSGVPYIYYKSYNNPKEKVIEITV